The window CTGGTCGTGGGGATCGGCCTGCTCGTCGCCGCCCAGACGACCGACGAGGACTACCGGAACGTCCCGTACACGATCCCCGCCTTCTTCGGACTGATCCTCGGACAGATCTGCCTGATCACCCTGGGTGTGCTGGTGATCTCGTCCGAGTACGGCACGGGCATGATCCGTACGACGTTCACGGCCTCGCCCCAGCGTCACCGGGTGCTCACCGCCAAGCTGCTGGTCTTCTTCGTCGTCGCGTTCGTCGTGTCGGCCCTCGCCATCGGGTTCGTGGGCCTCGCCACCTCGGGCATGCACGGCGGGTCGTCGGACAACGAGTGGGGCGGGACCGTCCTGAAGGGCTCGCTCTACGTGTCGCTGCTCGGCGTGCTCGCGCTCGCCGTGGGCTCGATGCTGCGGCACTCCGCGGGCGCGATCACCGCGATGCTCGGTGTGGTCCTGGTGCCGGCGATCCTGCCCGCGTTCCTGCTGATGTCCGAGAGCATGCGCACGATCGGCGAGAAGATGATGGAGTACAACGCTCCGAACGCGCTCGCCCAGATCTTCGAGATCGACAGCGAGAACGGGGGCGGCGGCTCACAGCTCGCCCTGCTCGCCGGCGTGACCGCGGCGGCCATCGCGGGCGCCTACGTCCTGCTGGAGCGGCGGGACGTGTAGGCGCGGGACATGGACCGGGGGCTAG of the Streptomyces aurantiacus genome contains:
- a CDS encoding ABC transporter permease, which produces MSTPQPQTHQQAAPAPNWQSAPGTSYTSPIPITRTHLGHALTSEWTKIKSVRSTMWTLGVFLLLVVGIGLLVAAQTTDEDYRNVPYTIPAFFGLILGQICLITLGVLVISSEYGTGMIRTTFTASPQRHRVLTAKLLVFFVVAFVVSALAIGFVGLATSGMHGGSSDNEWGGTVLKGSLYVSLLGVLALAVGSMLRHSAGAITAMLGVVLVPAILPAFLLMSESMRTIGEKMMEYNAPNALAQIFEIDSENGGGGSQLALLAGVTAAAIAGAYVLLERRDV